In Betta splendens chromosome 1, fBetSpl5.4, whole genome shotgun sequence, the genomic stretch CTTTAGATTCAGCTGCTCGAATCGCTCTGTATGGACACCGTCGGACACTTTTCCCACAATATTTTGACGGTGTTTGCAGGGATTTGTGTCAATCATTTAGTCCCGCAGCTCTCAGTCAAGCGTTGCAGGAGACACGTGAGGTCAGGCGATCAAATCATCGCCTCGTGTACTTTTCACCCAGGTTGGTTAATGCCAGCAACAGGTCAACAATTGTTTAGTCTCTAAAATTAATTCCCAGAATACTGTGCATATTGTGGAGGAGTGAAATATTATCCCCTTATGCAATTCCAATCACGCCTGTTTCGGGGCTTTGGACACCAAAGCCTAATCCGACCATAACATGAGAGCTTTGGGCTTTTTTCATTAGAGACAGTGATGCTGCACAGAGGTGAGAGCAGAGCTGTGCAGAATGGTGTCCTCTGTGGTCGCGTGATGGATAGGTtgactatatactgtatgtgttcccTTGCTTTGTGTCTGCAGTCGTACTGTACCAGAAGGACCAGCCGTAGTCCCAGTTGTAAGGCCTCCAATCAGGAGGCCCGTGGCTGACGGTGACCTGGAACACCTGTGTGTACATTACATGAGCCACCATGCCGAGAAGACCTGGAATCACAGCCGCAACATTCACATGTAGCTGGTGCAAAGTCAAAGGCTAAATATCCACGAGCAGGTTTCCTCAAGCACATAAGCCAGAGCTTTTTTATGTATACACAAATATGCATATGCTGTATGCAAACACAATGACACAATGTAATCCCAAGCCTTTAATCCCTTTTCTGATGAATTAATGTTCTGAGCTGGAAGACAAATCGCCtttggtttcctgtctgtaTGAGTCACAGACAGAAACTAGCATTTCTTCACCTTCCCACTTGCCACCATGATGGATTCTGTTATTAATTTCAACTCGTACGTCATAGGTTTAAAATTCGCTTTGCGCTCATTTTTTATCCGCGCCGGATGGAGGTTCCTCGGATTGGAACGGGATGACATTTCCAATGGTGACACGCGTCATCTTCCAAACGAGTTTCTGATAACTTTCCCTGACGGGGAGGAAAACGTGGGGCCACGAGCGCTTTCACAGACCGTCGCAGTTATGAAAATGACAGGTCCAATCAAGCACAACTACCTGAGAGCACGGTGAAGACGGCAGCGAAGGCGTTGAGCTTGAGCCCATCAATGACGTTGCTGGAGTGGACCAGCTCCAAACACATCAGACTGAAGCCCACCACCAGCAGGATGATGTACAGCATCTCAGAAATCACCGACAGCCACAGCATCCCTGGAAAATGTCCACATCCGGTTACAGTAAAGCTTCCAATAGAGGCATGCTGGGAATTTACCTCCATCTTATCCTGTCTGTTAGACCTCATTTTAGACGATCCAATTATATCTTTGAGTTCAAATAGAAATACAGGTGAAAGGCGATTTAATGAGtctctgtgtgtaaacacatgAAATGATTTACTAGAAATCTGTTTAATTTGAATTCAATCCGGTATTTTAGGGTTTGAGCAGCTAACAGAAACAGCTGTCAACACGTTTGATGATGAGCTGTTCAGTTCCAGTGTCTATCAGCCGCTCCAGTCCTCTCTGATGCTTATTGTGCTTTCCAATTAACCAGGCCGAATGTAATCTGGCTACATTCTTACTCTTCAGTCACTCTAAGGCTTTGCAGACTGACAGTGTGAGCAGGGCTGACGTTTAACAGTACAAGTGGTCTCCTAGAAAGCATAATTTTCTGATTTAGGCCTAATAACGTTGTTGTGTATGTAACAAAAGGCACTCCGAGCCGTGTCCTCAGTAACACTAACAGCGTTTTACAGTGGATGGCTGACAATGAGACGCAGGCGCTCACCTTTTTCCGACGCGGGGGCCAGATCGATGAAGCTTCGGCACCTCTCACCTACAGGAGCAGCGCAGCGGGAAAAGCACACGGTCATAACTCTGATCAGGACATTAGCGCTCGGCTGCTTCTCTTGAACTCCAACAGAGGACGTTCAGAGGAGGACGTGCTCCGTGACACATCAAAATGACTGAATGCAGGGAAAAACGCTCCTCGCTTCCACCCACTGAATCTGCTCTACCTGGATCTACTGTCAGATGACCCCAGTGACACACTATACTACAGTAGATCAACGCTGCAGGTCAATCCCCTCATTGCCTGGATGCCTGTTCCTTGTGGCCTGTTAACACTGTACTCACTATTTCTGCCTTCATTATCTGGCCACTGCTCTGATCTGCTGCCTCGCCTCATAATAAACATGAAGCGGAACCCCCTTCTGCACATTAGGCCCTGCCTATGTTTTGGAGCTGTCACAACAACAGGAAGATCAGAGTTGAGTcgttaaaaaaaatgaataaacagaatGTTAAATAAGAGGCATATGTCAGAAATGCAGCTTTTTGGGCTTTGATCCTGTGTCGCCAGATGGCGCGTTGGCAAAGATGCTCAACATCTGCTTCTTGTCCTACTGAATTACAGAGACATTGCACAGAATTACAATGATGGAACATCATTGTAATTCGTAACGTAAcgctctccgtctcctccctcctcctccgtcatctGTTTGCTCGCAGCGCGTTGCTGGATTTGctgtaagtgaaacactttAATCAGGTAGAAGCAGGGTGGCAACAGCTGTTTTGAGGAAAAACTCATTAAGGCCCCTGTTACATAATCCTTATTAACTCAAGCCGCCTCAGCTCCCCCTCCGTCCTACGACCACTTGATCAGACGGGCTTTTCCATCCAATACAACTCCAATCTCTGGTTCATTCCCATTGTGAAAACACGCAATATTAGCACAGTTAGGGGCTGACGTCAAATAGGTGTTTCATCATTCTAGGGACAGAGCActtcacacatgaacacacctgGAGAACAATGTGGCCACCCTTTATTCTTCATTCATCTTCACCCTTTAaatctgttattattatttcacatcATCCTGTCCTGATTAAAGGTGAGAAGGGAAATGAGCATCTGGACATTTAAGTGCTAGACTACAGTAAGTGTGGGAGTCTCTGACTCCTTTCCCTTTATTGCCACACAATGCCCAAGACGTGTGGACGCTCTGCACGTTAACCCAGCTGAACTGGAGAAACCCTGTTTTCCAAAATTTACCACAATTTCATAAAATGGATCCTGAAATTGCCAGGAAATGGAAAAGCCTTAAAGCAGTGACTCGTCCAAACTCAGGCTACGCTGCAGTGTGACAACAAAAGAAGTTGTAAAAGGTGAGGTAATTGTTCATGTCGAACAGTGGCCTCGTTTCTGACAAAAAACattctgataataataataataataataataataataataataataataataataataataataataataataatgtgatgaTGTGAGCAAACGGTaaatgaccacacacacacacacacacacacacacacacacacacacacacacacacacacacctgctcttcTTACTTTCATCGTGGATGTTTTCCTCGCACGAGGACCAGATTCCCGTGTGGAACTGGCGGAAGAGGAAGCGGTCGTCCCCGGTCTCCCAGCTGTAAACCACCTTGTTCGGGTCCGTCTCGTTCACCCCGTAGTCGATGCACTGGTGCGTCCGCAGCTTGCTGCACTTGGGTTTGGGGACTCTCTGCGTCCCCACGCACCAGTACGTGGTTATGAACGCGGTTATGGAGAAGAGCAGCGCGAAGAAGTTCAGAGTCACCGACAGAAGAGTCCTGCATCTGCGCGTCGACGACATGGTCCGCGAGCAGGATGGAGCGGCGCGCGGAGGACCGAAAAGTTCATGGGCGCGAGGCGGAGTGCGCGCGCGGCCCCCGGCTAATCTCCGAACACGCAGGGTGAGGTGGCGCGTGCGGGGGTTCCATTTGGCACTTCACCGAACACCTCCAGAGACACGGACCCAGACATCAGCTCCGCTGGCGGCGCAAGCGTCACATTCCCATCACCAGCGCGTGCGTGTCACGCGTGCCCCACGAGCGGCCAGCCTATAGGAAGTCACGTTGTCGAAGGATT encodes the following:
- the LOC114862292 gene encoding germ cell-specific gene 1-like protein, with translation MSSTRRCRTLLSVTLNFFALLFSITAFITTYWCVGTQRVPKPKCSKLRTHQCIDYGVNETDPNKVVYSWETGDDRFLFRQFHTGIWSSCEENIHDESERCRSFIDLAPASEKGMLWLSVISEMLYIILLVVGFSLMCLELVHSSNVIDGLKLNAFAAVFTVLSGLLGMVAHVMYTQVFQVTVSHGPPDWRPYNWDYGWSFCIAWASFTCCMGASVTTLNSYTKTVIEFRHKRKTFEQSIREEDAREAFGYLREHSVHSLSKSVEVYSSQSLQGGRKTPIPADSLDLSDMTASLGEEQC